AGAGAATGTAtagtatttttcctctttctaccATTAGCCACTCTATGAAAAAAAGTTGTATTACGATCCCCTTTTAACAACCATCGCTCACTAGATTGCTGGAGCCAAAAAATCTCATCATTATAAAGAATCTCATTATACTCAGCATATAATGTAGTTCTTTGCTCATACATCTCACGCTCCAAAGGTCCAATCTCTTCCAtcttttcaatctcttccaaatcTTTTTTAatctcatcttttcttttcctacTATGACCAAATATGTTTGATCCCCACCCTTTAAAATATTTCTTGATACGTTTCAATTTGATATTGAGAATATCAATAGGATCATCTTCCCTAACAGCCTGATCCGAGATACTCTTGGCCTtaggaaaaaattcctcgttCTTAAGCCAAGAGAGCTCAAATCTAAAATCTCTCTGCCCCGGAGCACTTCTCACCTCCATTCCAGTAGATAACAGCAAGGGATTATGATCAGAAACCTCCCTCACCAGCTTACAAACATAAACCAAAGGATACATATCTTCCCAATTAAAACTCATCAAAACCCTATCTAATTTTTCCAAAGTAGGGTGACGTTGCTTATTAGTCCATGTATACTTCCCTCCTCCCATATCAATCTCTCTTAGGCCCAGGGAGTTGATAACATCATTAAATTTCGCCACAAACTTAAGATTGCCATgttttttattcttctcctccacccCTCTAATGATATTAAAATCTCCCCCAATGATGTAAGGGACATCAATGTTACTACATGTGGCAAGCATTTCATCCAGGAACTCGTCTTTACGATCATCATGCGCCGCACCATATACCACAACCAGCACCCAGATGcatttgtttctaacatcaaaaacACGAGCTTGCATCATAAAGTTCCCCAACGTCCACGAAATCAATTCCAGACTCTCTTTCTTAACCCCACAAAGGATACCTCCAGATCTTCATACTGAGGGTAACCAATTCCAAACAAAAAACCACCAGGATCCACTCTACTTAAATACTTGACAGGAAACTCTTCTTTCTTGGTTTCTTGAAAACCAACAAAATCAAGAGAATGATCTTTAATAATATCAGCAAAACAGGAAGCCATCCCTTTTCTACCCGCCCCCCTACAATTCCAAAAGACCCCTATTGTTTTTAATTGGGAAATCAACTCGTCTTTAATTTTTGAGAATGGGACTGCACATATTGTTTAGCCAATTTACATGGCATACAAACAATTGAACGTGTAATGATGCATGAGTTGTATTATGGATTTACTGCTCGCCTTATGCGATGGTTTTTATAAATTTGTGGATCATTTGTATGATTGATAGAGAGGTTACAGTGCCAACCTCCTTTAGATATTTGTCTACGAGCTATCAATTTTTAGTTACAAGGTTTAGGTACTCAACTGCCTGCAATTATACAACACAACACGAAAGAACTCATATGCAAAAATTGGTTATGGTGATGTTTGTTTAGGGATTGGTTATGGGCATGTTAATTTGTTTACTGTGGTGTATCTCAGACATGATAGGGGTAGTGTACTCCTTTTGATGTCTTTTGTAGTAAGTTAAattcttaattattattttttgacAAACCTAACTATTTTGCAGCTAATTATTCAATATAATTTACATAGCAACTTCATCATAGGGCATTTTAGTAAACGTCGGAGAAGACCTTAGctgttataaaaatatatttctccaAATCAATATATTCCAGTTACACGTAAAGCTGAGTTGTATAGATTTGCGATTACAGGACTTAGAAACAAAAAACCAGCATTGTTGTCTTTTCTCTTTTGTGGGTGAACACCATTATTGTTTTCGGCCCTCAGAGCCAACAAAGCGATTTGGATTCAGCTGAGCCCGACTATCTTTTGCTTATCTCGTACTAAATGTTGTTTAACTAATGTcgtgcaaaaataaaaaaaatgtttagTGATATGATCAGTTGGTTTGACCCAGTAGCTAGTTCAACAGTGAATCTTGtggtcattttttttcttttttgctactCGGGTGTGGAGGTTATGCAAATATATTTTTTCAATACTTTATATTCCGCTTCTCAGCACTTCAGTGTTGTCCTTTCCACTTCCGGAATATATGCAAATGGTTTTCTAAAGTTAGCAAATGTCCTTAGCCATCCATGTAATGCTCGATCCACTCATGATTAATTAATTGTACACTCATCATGCATGCCTATTATGGATAACAACATGACTTCATTATTGATTTTAGTTATGATCCCCTCGAAGTGTTGTGATATTTGCCTTTTGAGGTGAAACTGGATAAGAAGGAATGAAGGAAACGTATATAAGGATATATTTTATTCGAGTACTGCAACTTTGTGAAATGCTATGGTCACTCAACGTAGGAAAAGCTCAACAAACATTTTTGGTTTAGCATATAATTAAGCAAGGTTCGCCCAACCTAGGGCTCTGTTATTTTCATTTCTATTTAATTATGCGCCTTTAAGAAACGCATGCTACTATCTTTATCctggtttactagttttcttcatATTTTGACATTAATTTTAACTAATAAAATAGAAGTTACATGAAGTAAGAATAATATCATTGAAAACTACATTCAAATACAAATCCAataatataatttttgatgacatTCATTAACATTTTGCTAATCAAACATGTGGTCAAACTTTGACCCAAATACATAAAGACTAATAAACCCATACAAATGTATTCGCTAtaaactccccccccccctctctaatCACAACAACCTAGCTATTGCCAAAGACATCAGGCGAATTCCTCGAGGGGGGGAAGAAGTTACAAATATCATATCGTTCCTTCTAATATGGTGTATTGGCTTTTTTACAAAACTCAAACCTTCCAATCTTTCATAAAATTTATAGAAAAACCATGTACAATATCAAATCAGTATCATTAGATGTCCGTGATGGATTTAATGATGTTGATTTGATATTGTAGACGTTGATATTTTTTCCTATAGACTTGGGTAAAGATAGAAACAAATGAGTTTTGAAGAcattaagggtgtgtttggttcggGAACGAAGTGGAACGAAATGTCATGGTTCCATTCCACTCGAACGGGTTGGTTCCCTCCTTGTGTTTGGTAGAGGAGATTTAAAGGAACGGGATGGTTACATTTTGATATTTGGTTGGAGGGATGGAATGGAATGGAATTGATTTGTTCATCTTCCTGTGCTGCATCTCGTCGTCGCCATCACTGCATGCCATGGGGACGCGAGGGACAAGGGCTGCGTGTACACCCGGCGGCGCGTGCACCCGGCTGCGCGTGCTCCCGGCTGCGGCATGTGCTCCCGGCGGCGGCGCAACAGATGCAGGGATCCGTTGGCGCAGTAGATGCACGGGGTGGTGGCGCAGTAGATGCAGGGGGCGGCGCCGCAGCAGAACGGGCCCGCTGGCGCAGTGGATGTAGGGGGCGACGGCGCAGCAGAACGGGCCCGCCGGCGCAGCTGACGGAGGGAGCAATTCGGCCGCCGACGCAGCAGAAGGGGGCCGACGGCGCAGCAGAAGGTGGCCGGCGGTGCggtgagggagggagggaggaagagggccaACGAGGTTATGGGAGAAAGGGGGCAGCGTCGGGAAAAATGTGAGAGACAGGAGGCGTTCCGTGTCGTTCCACCGATTCAGAGGTACTAGCGCGTTCCTGATCTGGGAGGAATATGCCATTTCAGGGAATGAGTGGGTTCCGATTCCTAGACCCAACTAAACAGAAGAATGACCTCTAGGGACGGGACGGACCCGTTACATTCCACCCGGTGAcacaaaccaaacacaccctaatacAACATCTAAAATGGAATTGGGGAGTAGAATGACCCTCGATCAAGTGTGTGCGCTTAACTCCAAAACTTAATAACAAAAAACGAATTTCCAAGTTTTGGTCAAATGTAAAAATCACGCACATAGGTAATGAGTTGAAACTTACCCATGTAAACTTCCATAAgacaatatactccctccgttttaaaatataagacattttaaagattacactagaagactacatacggagtaaaatgagtgaatctacattctaaaatatgtctatatacatccatatgtagttcataatgcaatatctaaaaggtcttatatttagaaaccgaGGGAGTAACATCTTGTGACATGCATGAAAAATTGATATAATCATAATGTCATCCACGTGCTTGTGCCGTCGTCTGGGAATTGGAGCCCACTCATTTCCTTGTCGGGATGGCGTGACAGACCATCGAGGGCTGTCCCAGACCAGGTCGGCGATGCGGGGTGTGGACTTGACGCCCGCGGTCCGCAATTGCACACCCTCCTTCCGGTCGATGGTCGTGCACTGCCTGAAGCTCGCCGCTGCCAAGTCGATACATGGTGGGGTCGATGGTGCGGGTGGGTCCCATCCAGACCGCGTCTCTGTAGTGGGAGGGTTCTAGGTACGATGACTCAACAACGGTCGTTGCAGTGGCAGTTGGCGTCCATCGAGATGGTACTGGTCGCGGGCCATATTTGCTCATGTTCACGGGTGAGCACATGGTTGGATGTTGTCTAGCGGCGGAAATGAGTGGCATTTCTTCCGCTCTCGTAGTGGTCGTGGAGTTAGCTTGGCGTGCGGGGCAGGCTCAGGGCCAATTGTACCGGGATAGCGACCCTGGATTGCGAGGTACACATatttgggtgtgtgtgtgtgtggggggggggggggggggggggggctgtgtgtgtgtgtgtgtgcagtgGTTGAATCCATACGTTAGAGTTAGTTTGAGTTAGTTTTGGTTCAACTAGCCCTAAAGTATCCAAATATAAGGGTTagattggagctagttgcatTTAACCCACCCAAAAAAACCATCCCACCCACGAGATGCTAATTGAAGCTAGTTTTCATGGGgttcattaaaaaatatttttctctctctcccATCAGCCAAGAGATGCTAATTAGAGCTAGTTCTTGTGGGACTCATTAAAAAAACACTTTTCTCTTTTTATAAAGTGCATCTATTGTCGatctaacccttccatccaaacacctatttgactagagttagtttagggttagtcatGAACTAGAAACTAACTCTAATCACTAGCTAAGCTAGAGTATCCAAAATAGTTTATTAGATGGTCTTATGAAAATGCCCTTCCATCTCGTTTCAATCTGGCCAGTGTCGTTAGATCGATAAGGGGTGAGGGGGCTTACTACGGATATTATTTTTTGAAACTTCCTAAGTATATCTATAATTATTACTATTATTTTATTTGAAAAATACGTATAAACTTTGGAGCCATTCCCTTATCGACACATACCCTTTAGTTTACTCGGACTCTTTTTAGAATGAAAACCCGTAATCTAACCTCAGTGATTGGGTCCAGCAACATTGTTATTTGTGTGTCGTTCACTTTAAAGAGGTACTGTTGTTGGAACACTTATCATGTTTCTCTGAGGTTACTGTCATTAATGGTTGATGCTGATATTTGTTGCAGTTCATATATTAATCATTTTTGTCTACATTCGGCTTTGTGCATTTTTGATGTCATGACTAGCTCTTAAAATCATGTTGGTGCCAAGATTGGAGTGTATactttttttagaaaagaagAAACGCAACCATATTATTAAAAAGATACGTATACAAAGTCTTAGATTCACAAAATCTTACAACCTAAGCATGACAAAACAAGTGCATAAAAACGAGTGTCCCACATTCCACGAAACAAAAAGCAGCTATGATGTCTATACACCTAATCTATTATTAGCTCGTGATCTAAATTGATTGGAGATAGCTCGTGCGACCGTTTTTTACTGGTTGCACTTAATAACCATAAATCCTCTGGAATTCGCATCAATGAGTAACGATCACGTATGAATACTTGATATCTACTTATATCATATGAGTATGTTTTATATATACTTCCTGCAATGATCTAATCGCGTGTAGACCTTGATAGCTCTTATGCCACGTCGAAAAGTTACACCCTAATAATTTTGTGACACGTCGAAAAGTCAGCTGACGTTGTGCTTTTGTGCATAAGAATGTAATCATTCACGGTTGCTCCTACAAATCAAGATCATTTTGTTTACAGTAATGTTAGTGCAGCTTCACTAATGGACCTCTATATATAGGTTACCAGAGCGATTAGCGAGTAGTACCACTCCCATTCCCACGGGAATTTTTATGTGGGACGTAGCAGCATCACACGACCCACTCAGCAGACAACACAGACAGCAGAGAGGCGCGCACTGCTGTCACCGGAGCGCCAGCGACCCATGCCATGAGGCCCGGAGCCGAGTACCCCATGGCCCATGGCCCCGCCGCGGCGCCCCGCTCGACATGGCAGACGCCGGTGCCATACCTCTTCGGCGGGCTCGCGGCCATGCTGGGCCTCATCGCGCTCTCGCTCCTCACCCTCGCCTGCTCCTACTGGAAACTCTCCGGCGGCCTCGCCGGCCCGGACGAGGACCAACCCGCGGGCTCCGACGGCGAGAAGGGCTCGCCATCGCCCCCCGGGCCCGCAAGGGAGTGGCTGCGGCACGTGGTGGTcatcatggccggcgacgagcagCCGAGTTTCCTGGCAACGCCGGCGTCGATGACGAGCCGTGCCGCCGACGCCGGCGCCGAGACCGCAGACGGCGCCACGGCGTGCTGCGCGGCGTGTAGGTCGGAGGAGAGGAAGATGGCGGATGCGCGCGAGGCCGGCTCTGAGGACGGCGCGCAGAGCCCAAGTGAGCTGGCTAGCAGTAGCACTAGCTCTGTACTTAGCTAGCTAGCGAGTAGTAGCACGATTTACCTGGAAGgtcttttttttcttctgctGTAACTGTAAATTTTCTGATTATTCAAGATACCTCGGTTAGGCATTTTGATCGTTTGTAAGTAGCCAACATGTACTCTTTTATATATTCGCGCGCAACAAGAACTTGGCAGACAAAATCAACTTAATTCCAGCTATTTATGAGTAGTCAATATGTATTTTAAAAACACAGTTAATTTGCAAGTGGTTGAGGATGCATACACGATGGATAACCATGGGAGAGATTTGTAACAGATGGAAGGAAGCAACATGATCAcccgcaaaagaaaaaaagaagaagaagaagaagaaggaggaggaggagggggaagcaaCATGATGGCAGTGCACCTATGGGTGAGTGGGGTCCGAAGGCAAGCTCTCGGTGAGCCATCAGCTCGTTTTTGTTTTGTCCGCATCAATCCGTCGAGGCATGCACGTGAGCATGTCATACATATCcggggattttttcactgttttgatccttaaggcgtaagttcatcacaaaacgaactgggttcgaaagtatttcacgttttgacccttttgaaaaCGCCAGAGACCGTGGCGTTGCAGGACTCAGcagaaacgccagtctactggacgttgcaggcTTCATGTGCAatgccagtctactggacgttgcagacCAAAGCTGCAACGCCAAGggggctggcgttgcagaccaaagcagaaacgccaagctcactggcgtttccttagtccagtaccgCAGTGCTGGGGTCCTGGCCAGCGTTGCACCGAGCGCAGAAACGTCAGACctgctggcgttgcagacccaaccAGAAACACCATGCTTTCtggcgtttccttagtccagtaccccaaaacaagatttttttcactgttttgatcaacAAACATATTTCATAGAATATAGTTTAAGTCGTAAGACCATAATTCACAGCATAACACCATTCATCAAAACATAACACCATAATTGAAAGCATAACACCATAATTTAAATCATAAGACTCAGCATAACACCATTCATCAAAACATAACACCATAATTCAAAGCATAACACCATAATTTAAATCATAAGACCCAGCATAACATCATAGTTCATAGTTTAACAGACGTAGTTCGACAAACAACATAGTTCAACAGAAAACATAGTAGTTCAACAGACAACATCATAACActcacttcctccctctctttgcaGCCATCTTGCCCTTAGTAATGTAGCCCTCTGAAGTGTTCTGCCAGCCAGGACGTCTGATGTTCCTTGAGCTAGCTCGACGTGTTGCTTCCGTCGGCTGAGTGGGTTGACTTGACTGCGGAGCATCTTCCATCTGCGAAGCCCCAAACTCAATGTAGTCCTGATCTGCGGCCTCGTTGTCggactcatcttcttcttcaatctCCTCTTCATGTGCTCGGCTAGAAGAAACATGTGCTCCACTCgaagacggacgagcggaagagGCCCGTGGCCGGCTGGCAGACGTACGAGCGGAAGACTGCACATCCATCGTGTACTGCGCACGTGCCCTCACATCGGTGGACGAAACACCGTGGCAAGAAAGTAAAGCCGCTAGTGTGCGACACCGATTGGCGACCTTCTGCGCAAGGAAAAGATAATGACATGTTAATATGCTAACAAAGGTATGACAAAACAAAGGTTAACAaggcattgttggaaatatgccctagaggcaataataaaatggttattatcatatttccttgttcatgataatcgtctattgttcatgctataattgtattaacaggaaacagtaatacatgtgtgaataaatagatcacaatgtgtccctagcaagcctctagttggctagctcgttagtcaatagatgatcatggtttcctaatcatgggcattagatgtcattgataacgggatcacatcattgggagaatgatgtgatggacaagacccaatcctaagcctagcactagatcgtattgttcgtatgctaatgcttttctaatgtcaagtatcttttccttcgaccgtgagattgtgcaactcccggataccgtaggattgctttgggtgtatcaaacgtcacaacgtaactgggtgactataaaggtgcactacgggtacctccgaaagtgtctgttgggttggtacgaatcgagatcgggatttgtcactccgtgtgacggagaggtatctctgggcccactcggtagaacatcatcttgagatcaatgtgactaaggagttagtcacgcgatgacgtgctacggaacgagtaaagagacttaccggtaacgagattgaacaaggtataagtataccgacgattgaatctcgggcaagttctataccgacagacaaagggaatcgtatacgggattgattgaatccttgatatcgtggttcatccgatgagatcatcgtggagcaagtgggagccaccatgggtatccagaccccgctgatggttattggccagagaggtgtctcggtcatgtctccatgtctcccgaacccgtagggtctacacacttaaggttcgatgacgctagggttatagggaattgttatacgaggttaccgaaagttgttcggagtcccggatgagatcccggacatcacgaggagctccggaatggtccggaggtaaagattgatatataggacggatggtttcggataccggaagtgtttcgggcatcaccggtaacgtaccgggaccaccgggaccaccggaggtggtcccgggggaccaccgaaggggggcaacgaccccgggagataaggtgggccaagtgggggttggaaccagcccctaggtgggctggtgcgcctccccactcagcccatagcgcaagggagagaaaaggggggggcaaaccctagggcaggtgggcctaaggcccaccagatggtgcgccaccccctcctcccccttctggccgccgcacctcccatctggggggctgccgcaccccctagggtgggaaccctaggggtggcaccccctctccccttcccctatatatatcgggcacttttggccattgagacacacggtttttccctctctctcgacgcagccccgttcttcttcctcctcctctccgtcggtgcttggcgaagccctgccgggagacctcgtctctccatcgacaccacaccgtcgtgttgctggagttcttccccaacctctccctcctccttgctg
This genomic stretch from Hordeum vulgare subsp. vulgare chromosome 6H, MorexV3_pseudomolecules_assembly, whole genome shotgun sequence harbors:
- the LOC123403581 gene encoding protein GLUTAMINE DUMPER 2-like, which translates into the protein MRPGAEYPMAHGPAAAPRSTWQTPVPYLFGGLAAMLGLIALSLLTLACSYWKLSGGLAGPDEDQPAGSDGEKGSPSPPGPAREWLRHVVVIMAGDEQPSFLATPASMTSRAADAGAETADGATACCAACRSEERKMADAREAGSEDGAQSPSELASSSTSSVLS